A single window of Undibacterium sp. 5I1 DNA harbors:
- a CDS encoding BON domain-containing protein, with protein sequence MKKLSTGLYWGATGALLILLAGCNKPTDVAGSSAPQISVGTQVDDTVVSAKVSSALLADNEVKAYDIKVATRKGETMLSGFVDSQSQIDHSVAIAKNVEGVKSVDNKLMLKESRTIGNKIDDGVITAKVKSALIADASIKSLDIAVITSKGDVQLSGFVDSDTQIMRATEVAKTIEGVQKVTNQMSIKK encoded by the coding sequence ATGAAAAAATTATCCACTGGACTATATTGGGGCGCAACCGGCGCATTGTTAATCTTGCTTGCTGGCTGCAATAAACCAACCGATGTTGCTGGTAGTTCTGCACCACAGATCTCCGTCGGTACGCAAGTTGATGATACCGTTGTCAGTGCGAAAGTATCTTCTGCTTTATTGGCTGACAATGAGGTAAAAGCGTATGACATCAAAGTCGCAACTCGCAAAGGCGAAACAATGTTGAGTGGCTTTGTTGATAGCCAAAGTCAAATTGATCACAGCGTTGCAATTGCAAAAAATGTAGAAGGCGTTAAGTCTGTCGATAATAAATTAATGCTGAAAGAATCAAGAACTATCGGCAACAAAATTGACGATGGTGTGATCACAGCAAAAGTGAAATCTGCCTTGATCGCTGATGCCTCGATCAAAAGCTTAGATATCGCCGTGATTACGAGCAAAGGCGATGTTCAACTCAGTGGTTTTGTCGATAGCGATACGCAAATCATGCGTGCAACCGAAGTAGCCAAAACGATTGAAGGCGTACAAAAAGTGACTAATCAGATGAGTATAAAAAAGTAG